The DNA window TCTCTTCTAAAGCCATCAAGGTGGTCTGTCCATGCAGTAGATAATTAATACAATCTTTCATTAAAGGCCTACTCAGATACACACTCCACAGAAGCTTAATTTACTTACTTTGGCAGCATAGCAAGATGCAGCATATAAAGCTGGATCATCTGCAATGGTACCACGTTCTTTTAGCCTCCTTTTTATTTGATCACGAGCACCAATATAAGTAACGCCATAAACTGATGTCATCACTGTCTGCTTCACCAATTTCCTGTCTACCTAAAATTTCCAGGTTGTGAAGAAAAGCCCGTGTGAATATTTAGAAGTTACTTGCAAGTACGACCTAACTTGCTTCGTTGTCATGGCTAAATCATCAAAAATGGAAGAGCTATTCCTAATACTAGTGTTAAATCAATATTAATTGAATAACCCAAAGAACTATGTATCATATCTTTGAGCAAAAGAAAGACCTGATCGATTAGAAGCTTAGCGTGCAATGCAGATGGACTAGTTTCGGGATCCTTTTCTGCATCTTCCCTCATTATATCAAGAACCCTACATCAAAAGATTGATTATTTTTAGATGGTTAAGAAAAAAGAACCTTCGAACATTTATAAGGCTATTCAACAAAAATAATAGAAACTTTTCCCACAAACATTGCAGAAATTGCACAAGAATATTAAAAAGATGAATTCAGACAGAAGAAGGTGGCACTTCTAGTTCTACTCGCACTTAAAAAACAGATACTAATGGTCCAATGTGcaagaaaaaaatcatttagCATCCCATTCTTGTAAACAATTTCACTAAAGCATGTTTATCAGCACATAGTACTATTATATTACCTCCACAAACCATATCTGTACTAGACGAAGACGTTGAAATAGAGACAGAGAGAAAGAGGGACAAGGAACAGAAAGTACCTGGTAGCTATTCCTGAATATACATCTGCAGGTTTCTCTCCCCTAACAAGATTAACTGCAGCAGCTCCCAACTgataaatgaataaattaaagTGAAGCAATTTTGTGAACAAATATTAAAACGATAATATGCAGCATGCAATAGAAGTAGTCATAATGTAAAGAAATCCCCTCCAAACCAAAGTGGTCAAAgcagacaaaaaaaaaacaataatccTAAAGCATATATACTCATTTCAAAATCCTGGATTATGATCCGAGAAGCATAGCGTGCCACAATTAGAGAAATAAACACAAATAAGTcgatttcaaataaaaaatttacaggTTCAGGATAAGCTTCAACCTAAACATAGCAACCTTAAATTTACTGCACCTTCATGGAAAATAGAAAGTTTTATTACCTTGTCCCTTCCAAGGGCAGCATAGTGTTGCAAGCCATTACAGGAACCATCCTTGAAGAAAAAACAATAGAAGATGAGTATAACTTGCTCAATGTGAGACTACATTTAAAATACTAGTTATATCTGGTAGcctcaaaacaaaaaaattataaagtaatGACAAGCCATTAAAGCTGTTCCATGATAAATTGTTACATAACTGATCATCTGAATACGTAGACTTCATAAATATTAACTTGAAATTGACCAAACTGAGAAACCATACCTGGTGGATGGGCATATGTGAAATAGTAGTCTCCGGAGAGGAGCTTCTAAATGCTTCTGCAATATTAATACATGTTGCCAAGCATTGAAAAGGATCCTCTGCACCCAACCACCAGCGGCTTCCTTCTAAAGGCCGATCTGCAGAATCAAAAATATCATCCAGATGATTCTCAGCAAATGCTACCCTGCCCTCATAGGATAGCTTATCTACACCACCACCAAATACATTTGCCAAATGTATCTTCAGCCAGCGGAAGCCAGACTCCCCGAGAGGGCGCCCTTCTGAAAACTCCAGAATGCCACGACATAGGTCAGAGCCAAGATGATTTAAATGTGGATGCATGGGGTAAGCACGACCACGAAAATCAAGGTTATGAGGGTAGTAGAAGCCATCTTCATCCTTCATCTTCCTAGCAACCTGCTCCAAGAAATTAGAAGTCATAAGCCATCCAGTTTGACAATAGCAAACAATTTCACTGAGCACATCCTGCCAACAAATAACTTCTTACAGCAAGTTTAAGTTCTATATCACACCGCTGGGAATGTCTCTCGCTATTCTcttttttcacatttttcatTTTCCACTTCCATTTTCGAATTTCGGCTTCATCCTCTGTTTCTGGTTCTTCGGGTAAAGGTTCCTATTGTAAAACAGAAAGGGTAAATAAATAGAGCATCAGTGACTGAAACTGAATAAGGGCCTCTTGATTAGACGAGTGACAACGGAGAAAAAGATATTCATTCAAAAAATAGCATCTTTGCGAGACCAACAAAGAAAAAATTTTGCTTAAAATATACAACTCACATCCTCACGGTCAATCAAGCCAGCAAGACGGCCTCCATTTGCCCATATCCTGTCAATTACTGCAAGTACCTTCTTATTTATCCTCCATTTTGTATTTCCTAGCGTATCCAGGGCCTGATCCGCAAAAAGCAACCAAAGCAGCATATGAACGGTCATCCTGCAATACATATAAATTTCTGGGAGCAGaaacaaacaaaagaaataGAAATTTGGAATCAGACCTCAAAAACAGGTTCTAATTGTTTCTTTGGAGTCCTTCGAACTGTTTCACGTAGTTGTTTTGCTCCATGGGTTCGCATAACATAGGAcggcaaaaaaaaatatgcACCTTGATCATACCTAAATAATTGGCAAATTCGCAAATCAGAAGATCAGTTTCTAAAAACTGTAACAAAATAAGATTTGAGCAGCACGGAGAGAAACTGTGATGCAGAAAGTACAACTACAATATAAAATTTACAACAAGGATAACTGAATACATATTGTGACAATTCTATCACTAGTTAGAACCAAGTTACTGAAGTAAGATTCTTTTCAACCAGAAAGTTCATAGAAAGACAAGACATGCAACAAACCAAGAGATAAATGCTTAAATATATTACCCTGTCCAGTTCAAAGGAGGCACCAGCATTGGCATATAAGGGATGACCATGTGCCTGGCCTATACAAGCAAAGAGAAACGACTGTCATCCTTCTTATACCACAAAGATAGATGccacattattaaaataatatacataccAAGCCTGCAATAATGCAATATGATATATGACAAAGCTAGTAATATTTTACTTACCGATTTTTCAAGGCCTTTACGAACTAGTGGGTCACATTCGATAACACCATATCTACGGCTGGTTTTCCTAAGCAAGACACATAAATTAGAACACAGGGCACATGTTTATATGGAAGTTGTTATGAGAAACATAGAATAAACTTCTCACTGTGTATCTTTCATGACATTTTTTAGGGTGTGCATAAATGCAGGACGAATATCAGGTAAACCATCTCCCAGTTGACTGACTGGAGATTGTATATAGGCTGTTTCAAGTAACAATTGAATCAAACGGCAGCCAACCTGGGACGCATAAAAAtagaatcaaataaaaataaataaatagacaAAAAGCAACTTCGAAATGTACAACTACAGATATCACAACCTTAACATGTGCTTCCTGACCCCAAGGCTTAGAATTATCGTGGGCCTTAACCAAACCCCTTACTTGATGAACCTTTTGCTTTTTCATGAGTTCAGTGACTCTTTTCCTCAGTTTCTCCTGTTCCTTAGGAAGTAATGCTTCTCCATTGGAGCCAGTATCTGGTTCACCTTCAGGTTCCTCATTTTttatgttcttcttcttcttctttgtctTCTCCAAGAAATCGTGTATCCTAGCCTGATTCAGAGGGCACAATTGTCTATAATAGAAGTTACATAAATATTGTGCATTATTATATGGTCATGTGAATACATTCTACTTTAAAATCCAGCAATGTGCACTTTTAGGCAAAGACCAAATTTGAAGTGCAAGCTCATTAAAGGCATTATTCatccaaacaagaaacaaaaAGGAATGCTAGAGTACTAACATTGCACTCCAAGTTTGGTGTATCAACATGCTTCCTAAACTACACTAAACCATTTTCAATATGTATGAATATTTTGTGCAAAAAACACTGCATTGTAAACAGATAAAGGTATTGGACGAAAATTAAGACATACATTATCTTGGGCTTGAGAATCTTGCTAAGAATTCAAAGCATACAAGTTTTCTCACCTGATTCATCTATCCACATGTTACAACTTACAACTAACCCTATTTTTGGAAAAGAAAAAAGCAAAAGAGAGAGAAATCCGTTATACAAGAAAAGCTTGAtaaatatgaataataaaatcatcTCAAGATATCTTTTACGATACCATGAAAGTAATTTTTAAGGAATTTTTACTTGAGCCAATTTTGTCTGTATAATCAATAATGAGACAAGGCCCTTACAAATGCAATGGGCGTCATTGCATAAGTGATCATCCACTATATTGTCCAAAGAagactataaaaaaatatcatatcgTAGTATATTAATATAAGGATCGCAATTGTCCCAAATATGCTatatctttaaaatatattctaagcTAAAGATTGATGTTAAAGTACCTCAATTCTATTTCAAAATAGTCTAACAAACTaactcaaatatttaaaacaaaaaacacaatAGTTGAAATGCCAAGACAACTCACCTCGTTCTCAATCGCCTCACCAACAGCGCAAGCAGCCTGAACAACCCGAACACTTCCATTCCCACCATTGGTTGTCATCAACAATCCCATCATCTTATGCATAGTAATAACAGCCATCATATCCGCCGGCAAACCATCAAAATACGGCCCATGAGACATCTTACAATTCTTCTCCCTACTCAACTCCTGCTCTTTAACAATCGCATCTTTCAAAGGCTCAAACCACCCCAAAAACAAAGACTTCACATAAGGCAAATTCGGAGCCAACTTCTGCTCACACATGTCAGCTAACAACTCTTGATACTCTTTAGCTGCATCTTCCCACGCCTTCGTCTCCAGCTTAATTTGCCGCCTTTTAAGAATGGCGTATTTGCCAACGCCCATACCCGCTATCATCTTCTTCGGCTGTTGTCGTTGCTGTTGCCTTTTTGTACTAAAATGCACCTCCATTTGCTTATTAATTTCCTCAATCTTTTCTTGCAATTCATCAACTCCTGATAAATCTGAATCATCCGTCGAAACCGCAACTTGCGCAGCTGCAGTTGCGAATTCCTTGTAATCAAAACTAGAAAACCCTATAGGGTTTGTTAAAAAAGCTGAACTGGGTCTGATAAAGCTACCATTTTGAGATGAAAATAAGCTAATTCCGCGACGGCCCGGATATGAATGAGGTGTTTGAGCATCTGGGTGTCTGATTTTTTGGAGAAATTTGATTTCTTGATTGAGAATGGCAGAATCTGAAGATAAATTGTTGAGGTTCTTTGATAAAGCAGCTCTCTTGGCTAAGTGTCTCCACATTTTTTTTGATTGTGAAGTGAAGTGAACAGAATTATGAGGAACAAATATGTAGGAATTGAAATGGGAACATTGAATGAAGAGAATTTGGTGCAAAATTGAAAGAGGGCAATGGGGGAAATAGCCGCCTTAAAACCCTGCTTAAAACCTACAAGAAGAACCAAGTTACTCTCTCTCCTACTTTGTATCCATGGGTGTAGATCCAACCCGTTTTGACCCGGTTTTTCATCCAAGGTTGGAGCCATTTCGGGATCCGTTTTATATTGTAAACCAAaccaatatatacatatatatttttgttaaaaacgttaatgcatatatataattttattattggtCAATAATGTTAACTTTCTATAATGTtagaatattatattaataaaacataaaaaaaaatataagatagaACTTTATGAAATACTTGTTAATTGCTagtcattattataatttatcataTGAAATATATAGGGTTTTTGACATATTTGTATCTCATAGACACAAAAATTCCGGTTTTGTGCCTCCCACCTCCAGCCCGCTATCTGAGATAGCGGGCTGCACACCAgtccgccatatgagatggcgggctggtgctaatttGGGTGATTAAACCTAATCACCCaaattagcaccagcccgcTATCTCATATAGCGGGCTGGTCCCTCCCCAATGACTGGGGAGAGAGTAATTTACTCtatccccaatcattggggcagattatatttttttt is part of the Mercurialis annua linkage group LG3, ddMerAnnu1.2, whole genome shotgun sequence genome and encodes:
- the LOC126672048 gene encoding DNA-directed RNA polymerase 1, mitochondrial-like produces the protein MWRHLAKRAALSKNLNNLSSDSAILNQEIKFLQKIRHPDAQTPHSYPGRRGISLFSSQNGSFIRPSSAFLTNPIGFSSFDYKEFATAAAQVAVSTDDSDLSGVDELQEKIEEINKQMEVHFSTKRQQQRQQPKKMIAGMGVGKYAILKRRQIKLETKAWEDAAKEYQELLADMCEQKLAPNLPYVKSLFLGWFEPLKDAIVKEQELSREKNCKMSHGPYFDGLPADMMAVITMHKMMGLLMTTNGGNGSVRVVQAACAVGEAIENEARIHDFLEKTKKKKKNIKNEEPEGEPDTGSNGEALLPKEQEKLRKRVTELMKKQKVHQVRGLVKAHDNSKPWGQEAHVKVGCRLIQLLLETAYIQSPVSQLGDGLPDIRPAFMHTLKNVMKDTQKTSRRYGVIECDPLVRKGLEKSARHMVIPYMPMLVPPLNWTGYDQGAYFFLPSYVMRTHGAKQLRETVRRTPKKQLEPVFEALDTLGNTKWRINKKVLAVIDRIWANGGRLAGLIDREDEPLPEEPETEDEAEIRKWKWKMKNVKKENSERHSQRCDIELKLAVARKMKDEDGFYYPHNLDFRGRAYPMHPHLNHLGSDLCRGILEFSEGRPLGESGFRWLKIHLANVFGGGVDKLSYEGRVAFAENHLDDIFDSADRPLEGSRWWLGAEDPFQCLATCINIAEAFRSSSPETTISHMPIHQDGSCNGLQHYAALGRDKLGAAAVNLVRGEKPADVYSGIATRVLDIMREDAEKDPETSPSALHAKLLIDQVDRKLVKQTVMTSVYGVTYIGARDQIKRRLKERGTIADDPALYAASCYAAKTTLMALEEMFEGARSIMAWLGECAKVIASENQTVRWTTPLGLPVVQPYKQLGRHLIKTSLQMLALQKETDKVMVKRQRTAFPPNFVHSLDGSHMMMTAVACKHAGLNFAGVHDSYWTHASDVDKMNEILREKFVELYEAAILEDLLESFQKSFPKLKFPPLPDRGDFDLKDVLDSPYFFN